GGCGAGAACAGCTTTCCGCTGACGGGCTCGAGCGCTGCGATCGGCAAGGTGCTGGCGCAGTGCGGCAAAGGTTCGGCCGGCGAAGCGGACTGAAGCTCCCTACTTCGACCACGCAGCTTGGTCCCGCGCCTCCGTCAGGGCAAAGCCAAGCGGGTTCTAGCCGCGCCCCGGTTTGCCGTTTCGCTCATCGACGGGGGCACGGGTTTGGAGGCGGCAACATGCGGCCTGAGTTTTCAACGCGAGCTGCGCTCTCCCTCCGGTGTCGCCACCAGCAAGGCGGCGGTGGCATTGGCTGCGGCAATCGCTGCTTCCATCTGATGGCCACGCGCAAGGCCTGCCGCGAAGGCGCCGACGAATTCGTCGCCGGCGCCATGGGTGCTGACGACCTTGACGGGGACGGCCGCCAGCGCGAAGGCCGCGCCGGTCCGGTCGCAATAGGCGACGCCTTCGCCGCCGGCGGTGACGATCGCCGAGGGGTAGGCATCGATCAGCCGCCGCGCGGCTTCGGTTGCGCCGGCGAGCGTATCGACGACCGGAATGCCGGCCAAAAATTCCGCTTCGATGGCGTTGACGATGACGATGTCTATCAGCGCGGTCAATTCGGCCGACAGTGTTCGCGCCGGTGCGGCGTTGAGCACGACGCGGCCGCCGGATGCCTTCACCGCGCGCGCGGCAGCGATGTTTGCGGCGTCGGGCACTTCGTTTTGCAGCAACAGCACTGCCGTCTGTACCACCACCTCCCTTGCTGCCACGACGTCATCATCGTCCAGCGTGAGATTGCTGCCGGAGACGATCACCGCACCATAGTCGCCATCGCTGTCGAAGATCGCCACGCTCATGCCGGAGCCTGCGCCTGCCGCCACGCGCACGAAGCGGCGATCGACGCCGGCGCGATCTAGATTGGCCAGCAGCGCCGTGCCGAAATCGTCGTCGCCGACGGCGCCGATCATCGCCGCGCGCACGCCGGCGCGTGCCGCCGAGACCGCCTGGTTGCCGCCCTTGCCGCCGCATTTCGGCTGCCAGGCACGGCCGGTCACCGTCTCGCCCTTACGCGGACGGTCGGGCGCGTCCACCATGATGTCGTAATGCAGGCTGCCGAAGACGGTGACCAGCGGAACCGTCATGTGCCGCGGTCTTTTCGTTTCGAGGTGACCGCCGACATGGTGCGGCCGAGATTGCGCTCCGCCGCCTGATAGTCGCGCTGCGCCACCGCCACGAACAAAGCGTCGAGGATGTTGAGCTGGGCGATACGCGCCGCCGCGTTCTCGCCCATCAGCGGCGAGCCTTGCGCCGTCGAGCACAGCACGATGTCGGCAATCTGCGCCAGCGGCGAGTTGTCGTAGTTGGTGATGGCCAGCGTGCGGGCGCCGCTCTTGCGGGCAAGATGGATGGCGTCGATGACGGCCGACGTGTTGCCGGAATGCGAGAAGCCGACGGCGATGTCGTCGGCGCCGAGCAGCGAGGCCGACATCAGCATCATGTGCGAGTCGTCATAGACCGATGCGCGGATGCCGATGCGCAGGAATTTGTGCGAGACATCGCGGGCGATCTGGGCGGAGCCGCCGACGCCATAGAAATCGCGGTTCCTGGCGCGGTAGAGCAGATCGGCGGCACGGTCGAAATCGTCCATGTCGAGGATCGCGAGCGTCTCCTCCAGCGCCTGGATCGAGGTGCGGAACACTTTCTGCACGATCTCGGCCGAGCTGTCGTCGACCGACAGTTCCTGGTGCATCTCGGCGGTCGGGAGGCGGCTGTATTCATAGACGGCGGTGCGGAAGTCGCGGTAGCCGGAGAAGCCGAGTTTCTTGGCGATCTTGACCACCATCGCCTCCGACACGCCGGCCTCCTCGGCGATCTGCTTGAGCGGAATGGTCTCGTCGAAACCGCGCCGGCCGAAGACGGTTTCCACCACCTTGGCCTCAAGCGGGGTGAGATGCGGCATCATCATGCGGATGCGCGGCCCCACGGCTTTCAGATCGAGATTGCTCAACGTCATCCACGTCCCCTCGTCTCCGGCCCGAGCATGGCTTCCTGGACGATAGCCTGCGACGTCACGGCGTCCTGGCTGGCCATCGCGGCGGACAGGCGGTTATCCTTCTCCAGCCGGTCGACAACGCGCAGCAGGCGCTTGACGGTGGCGATGTTGACTTCGCATTCGCGCACCGGATCGAGCCCGGTCATGTCGGGGAAAGTGTCGAAGTAGATGGCGCCGGCGTAGCCGTCGCGACGGATCTGGCACAGCAGTTCGATGGTCTGCAGCGTGTGCACCGCGCCGACCATCAGGCCGTCGTCGCGCTTGGCATAGCCATCGTTGAGATGGACGCCGAGCAGCTTGCTGTGGCGAGCGATCAGCGCCGCGGCGAAGGCCGGCTGTTCGTCGGCATAGAGCACATGGGCGAAATCGAGCGTGACGCCGAGATTGGGTAGGCCGACCTCGCGGATCGCCAGCAAGGTGGTCGCCGCATCCGGCATCAGCGAGTAGGAGCGCGGTTCGTTAGGCTTGTACTCCAGGCTGATCTGGCAGCCGGGATCATGCGCGGCAACTTCACGAATCCCCTCGATTTCGTGCTGCCAGAGCGTCGCATAGTCAGTTTGAAATGCATAGTCGAAGCCATCCTGGCCCAGCCACAGCGTCATCAGACTGGCGCCGGCCGCGCGCACCGCATCGATACCGGCCTTGGTCAAGTCGATGGCTTCGCGGCGCACCGCCGGGTCCGGATTGGTGAAGGCGCCGAGCTTGAAGGCCGGATTGGAGTAGTAACGCATGGCAAAGCCATTGATGGAAAGCCCGAAATCGCCGAGCTTTCGGGCGATTTCAGCCGGCTTTTCACTGACATGATCGGGGAAATTAAGATCAAGATCGGTCAACCCGTCGACCTTGGCCGCGCGAGTGGCCATCTGCAGCATGGACGGCTTGCCGGTGAGATCAGGCCATTCGGCTTGCGGCCGCGAGGCGAAGGAATTCAGGCGGGTGGCGAAGCGACTGTTTGTCATGATCGACCTTTCAGTGATTTACTTCACATAAATACGAGTATTTGTAAAGTTATCATTTGCGAGGCGGTTTGTAGCGCGCAACATCCTGCTTGGCCGAGATCTTCGGCTGCGCCTCTGCATCCATGCCGGGAGTTTCGAGTCCCGCAACGGTGCGGATGCTGGTGCGAGCCCTTGCGCCCTGCCTGCCGATTGACCAATCTGGCCGACACTGTCATGAGCCGCGGTTGGGGGATCGCACATGCCAACGCTTTATCAACTGAAACCGGCCTTTCAGGCCAGGCTGCGGCCGTTGGCCGACCGGCTGGCCGATGCCGGCGTCACCGCCAACCAGATCACGCTTCTCGCCGCAGCACTGTCCATCGCCACAGGCCTGGTGGTCACTGCCTTTGCCTTCCGTCCCCTGGTGTTCCTGTTGATGCCGGTGGTGCTGTTTGTGCGCATGGCGCTCAACGCCATTGACGGGATGCTGGCCAGGGAACATGGACAAGCATCAAAACTCGGCATGTATCTCAACGAACTCTGCGACGTCGTCTCGGACCTAGCGCTGATCCTGGCCTTTGCCACCTTGTTCCCGGCCTGGGGTGTCGTCGCCTTCGCTATTACCGCCATGCTGGTCGAGTTCGCCGGCGTGCTTGGCGTTGCCGCAGGCAGCGGGCGCAACTATGCCGGGCCGTTCGGCAAGAGCGACCGGGCCCTGGCGCTCGGCGTCATCGCCTTCCTCATCGCCTGCGGCCTGTGGTTCCAAGCGATTGTGCCCTTTGTGTTTCCGGTCATGGCTACACTGTCAGTCGTAACCGCCATCAACCGGATACGCGGCGGCCTTAGAGCGGGCGGCGCATGATGCCAAAGCGTCAGGCGCCCGACCGCCAGAGGGAAACCATGATCCACCAGACCATTGCAGCCGGAGCACCGGCAAGCCTCGAGCGCATCGCGCTGGAGCGCACGTTCAAGAGCCATGACGGCACCGAGATCTTCTACCGCTACTGGCCGGCCGCCGGGTCGACGCCAAAGGGTGCGATCCTTCTGTTCCATCGCGGCCACGAGCATGGCGGCCGCATGGCGCATCTGGTCGACGAACTCGCCATGCCCGACCATGCCTTCTACGCCTGGGACGTGCGCGGCAATGGCCGCTCGGCCGGCGAGCGCGGCTATGCGCCATCCTTTGCCGCCCTGGTTCGTGACATCGACTGCCTGGTGCGTGAGATCGGCCGGGATGGTTTTGGCCAGCGCGACATCGCGCTGATCGCGCAGTCGTTCGGCGCCGTGCTGGCTGCTGCCTGGGTGCATGACTATGCGCCCGACATCCGCGCGCTGGTGGTGGCTTCACCGGCCTTTTCGGTCAAGCTCTACGTGCCCTTCGCCAAAGAGGGCATTGCGCTGTGGCAGAAGCTCAAGGGCCGCTTCTTCATCAATTCCTACGTCAAGGCGAAGTTCCTGACGCATGATGCCGAGCGCATCGCTTCCTTCGACGCCGATCCGCTGATCACGCGACCGATCGCCTCCAACATCCTGGTCGAGCTTTACGACCACGCTGCCCGCATCGTCTCGGACGCGCGCGCCATCACCGCGCCGACGCAGCTCTTGATCTCCGGCAGCGATTGGGTGGTGCGGCATGGACCGCAGCACGAGTTCTTCGTCAATCTCGGCAGCAGCGCCAAGGAGCGGCATGTGCTGCCCGGCTTCTTCCACGACACGCTGGGCGAGCGCGATCGCCAGCAGGCGCTGGACCTGATCCGGCCATTCCTCGAAAAGCAATTTGCCACGCCGGGGAGAACCATCGACTTGCTTCAGGCCGACCGCGCCGGCTACACCCGCGACGAGGCCGAGAGGCTCGCCTCGCCGCTGACGCTGCTGTCGCCCAAGGGTATTTTCTGGGCGATGAGTCGCGCCTCGATCCGCATGGGCGCCTGGCTGTCTTCGGGCATGAAGATCGGCATCGCCACCGGCTTCGATTCCGGCTCGACGCTCGACTATGTCTACGAGAACGATGCGCGCGGCACCGGCTTCATCGGCCGCATGGTCGACCGCACCTTCCTCGACGCCATCGGCTGGCGCGGCATCCGCCAGCGCAAGCTGCATCTGGAAGAGCTGATCGGCAACGCCGCCGCCAGCCTGAAGGCAGCCGGCCGTCCCGTCCACATGCTCGACATCGCCGCCGGTCACGGCCGCTATGTGCTCGATGCCGTCGCCAAATGCACTGAACCACCAGCAAGCGTGCGGCTGCAGGATTATTCCGAGCTCAATGTCGGGTTGGGTTCGAAGCTGATCGCCGAGCGGCGTCTGCCGACCAGCGTCAGCTTCCACCAGGCCGACGCCTTCGATGCCGACATGCTGGCCGGGCAAAAGCCGGCGCCGGACCTCGCCATCGTCTCCGGGCTTTACGAATTGTTCGCCGACAACACGATGATTTCCCGCTCGCTCGGCGGGCTGGCCAGCGCCATGCAGTCCGGCAGCCTGCTCGTCTACACCAACCAGCCATGGCATCCGCAGCTGGAGATGATCGCGCGCAGCCTGACCTCGCATCGCGGCGGCCAGGCCTGGGTGATGCGGCGGCGCACGCAGGGCGAGATGGACCAGTTGGTGACGGCTGCCGGTTTCGAAAAGATCGACCAGCGCATCGACCAATGGGGCATCTTCACCGTCTCGGTCGCACGGCGCGTCTGAGACCATGGCCCTGCCTGTCACTGACCCTGCCCCGGCGCGGGAACCCTATTTGGGCATCGTGCTGAGGGCCGCCCTTTGGCTGGCGCTGCTGGCGCCGTTCTTCTATTCGACCTATGGCTTTGCCAACTGGCTGGCGTCGCGGCGCGACCATGTCGGCAGCATCGTGTTTGCCTGGGAACACGCCATCCCTTTCGTCGCCTGGACGATCGTGCCCTATTGGTCGATCAATCTGTTCTACGGCCTATCGTTGCTGCTCAACACGACCAGGCGCGGTGTCGACCGGCTCGCCGGCCGTTATCTCTCGGCGCAGATCATTGCCGTCGCCTGCTTCATCGCGTTCCCGCTGACGGCGACATTCGTGCGGCCGGAAACCACCGGCCTGCCGGGTTTCCTGTTTGCAGTGCTCGGTGGTTTCGACAAGCCGTTCAACCAGGCGCCATCCCTGCACATCGCACTCCTGGTGATCATCTGGGACCATTGGCGTCACGTTCTGGCACGTCACCGTCTCGGCGGCATTCTCCGCCCCGTCTGGCACGTCTGGTGTTTTCTCATCGGCGCCTCGGTGCTGACGACGTGGCAGCATCATTTCATCGACATTCCGACCGGCGCGCTGCTCGGCCTGTTTGCGCTATGGCTGTTTCCGTTCAAGGGCGAATTGCCTTTCTGGGGTTTTCGTCTGACCGCCGACCCCAAGGCGCGGCGGCTGGCGGGCTACTACGCGCTGGGCGCCGCCCTTGCCTTGGCCGGCGCTGCCGGCGGAGCGTTTGTCTCCGCCGATTTTCTCATCCTGTTGTGGCCGGCATTGGCGCTGGCCATCGTCGCCTTCGCCTATGCCGGGGCCGGCGCCAAAGTGTTCCAGAAGGCGGCCGATGCCAGTGTCTCACTGGCCAGCCGCATCCTGCTCCTGCCCTACCGGCTTGGCGCCCGGATCAATGTGTGGGTATGGACCCGCCAACTGGCGCCGCAAGCGGAGATCACCGACGGTGTTTTCCTCGGCCGGTTTCCGAGTGCCGACGAGGCCAACCGCTTCGGCACAGTGATCGACCTTGCCGGCGAGATGGAACGGCCGCGCGGCGTGACCTGCCGCTGGATCAGCTACGCGATGCTCGACCTCGTGGCGCCGCCTCACGACAGGCTGGAGCGAGCGGTGGCGGCGATCGAGCTGGCGCGCCGGCGCGGCACCGTCCTGGTCTGCTGCGCGCTCGGCTTCCAGCGCAGTG
This region of Mesorhizobium sp. C432A genomic DNA includes:
- a CDS encoding CDP-alcohol phosphatidyltransferase family protein codes for the protein MPTLYQLKPAFQARLRPLADRLADAGVTANQITLLAAALSIATGLVVTAFAFRPLVFLLMPVVLFVRMALNAIDGMLAREHGQASKLGMYLNELCDVVSDLALILAFATLFPAWGVVAFAITAMLVEFAGVLGVAAGSGRNYAGPFGKSDRALALGVIAFLIACGLWFQAIVPFVFPVMATLSVVTAINRIRGGLRAGGA
- a CDS encoding ribokinase, with the protein product MTVPLVTVFGSLHYDIMVDAPDRPRKGETVTGRAWQPKCGGKGGNQAVSAARAGVRAAMIGAVGDDDFGTALLANLDRAGVDRRFVRVAAGAGSGMSVAIFDSDGDYGAVIVSGSNLTLDDDDVVAAREVVVQTAVLLLQNEVPDAANIAAARAVKASGGRVVLNAAPARTLSAELTALIDIVIVNAIEAEFLAGIPVVDTLAGATEAARRLIDAYPSAIVTAGGEGVAYCDRTGAAFALAAVPVKVVSTHGAGDEFVGAFAAGLARGHQMEAAIAAANATAALLVATPEGERSSR
- a CDS encoding sugar phosphate isomerase/epimerase family protein, translated to MTNSRFATRLNSFASRPQAEWPDLTGKPSMLQMATRAAKVDGLTDLDLNFPDHVSEKPAEIARKLGDFGLSINGFAMRYYSNPAFKLGAFTNPDPAVRREAIDLTKAGIDAVRAAGASLMTLWLGQDGFDYAFQTDYATLWQHEIEGIREVAAHDPGCQISLEYKPNEPRSYSLMPDAATTLLAIREVGLPNLGVTLDFAHVLYADEQPAFAAALIARHSKLLGVHLNDGYAKRDDGLMVGAVHTLQTIELLCQIRRDGYAGAIYFDTFPDMTGLDPVRECEVNIATVKRLLRVVDRLEKDNRLSAAMASQDAVTSQAIVQEAMLGPETRGRG
- a CDS encoding phosphatase PAP2/dual specificity phosphatase family protein; translation: MALPVTDPAPAREPYLGIVLRAALWLALLAPFFYSTYGFANWLASRRDHVGSIVFAWEHAIPFVAWTIVPYWSINLFYGLSLLLNTTRRGVDRLAGRYLSAQIIAVACFIAFPLTATFVRPETTGLPGFLFAVLGGFDKPFNQAPSLHIALLVIIWDHWRHVLARHRLGGILRPVWHVWCFLIGASVLTTWQHHFIDIPTGALLGLFALWLFPFKGELPFWGFRLTADPKARRLAGYYALGAALALAGAAGGAFVSADFLILLWPALALAIVAFAYAGAGAKVFQKAADASVSLASRILLLPYRLGARINVWVWTRQLAPQAEITDGVFLGRFPSADEANRFGTVIDLAGEMERPRGVTCRWISYAMLDLVAPPHDRLERAVAAIELARRRGTVLVCCALGFQRSAAVVADWLVVTGRSYTAAQARKKLAASGRPVHLQIGLDEPGLEEPGLEEPT
- a CDS encoding MurR/RpiR family transcriptional regulator; protein product: MTLSNLDLKAVGPRIRMMMPHLTPLEAKVVETVFGRRGFDETIPLKQIAEEAGVSEAMVVKIAKKLGFSGYRDFRTAVYEYSRLPTAEMHQELSVDDSSAEIVQKVFRTSIQALEETLAILDMDDFDRAADLLYRARNRDFYGVGGSAQIARDVSHKFLRIGIRASVYDDSHMMLMSASLLGADDIAVGFSHSGNTSAVIDAIHLARKSGARTLAITNYDNSPLAQIADIVLCSTAQGSPLMGENAAARIAQLNILDALFVAVAQRDYQAAERNLGRTMSAVTSKRKDRGT
- a CDS encoding bifunctional alpha/beta hydrolase/class I SAM-dependent methyltransferase, which translates into the protein MIHQTIAAGAPASLERIALERTFKSHDGTEIFYRYWPAAGSTPKGAILLFHRGHEHGGRMAHLVDELAMPDHAFYAWDVRGNGRSAGERGYAPSFAALVRDIDCLVREIGRDGFGQRDIALIAQSFGAVLAAAWVHDYAPDIRALVVASPAFSVKLYVPFAKEGIALWQKLKGRFFINSYVKAKFLTHDAERIASFDADPLITRPIASNILVELYDHAARIVSDARAITAPTQLLISGSDWVVRHGPQHEFFVNLGSSAKERHVLPGFFHDTLGERDRQQALDLIRPFLEKQFATPGRTIDLLQADRAGYTRDEAERLASPLTLLSPKGIFWAMSRASIRMGAWLSSGMKIGIATGFDSGSTLDYVYENDARGTGFIGRMVDRTFLDAIGWRGIRQRKLHLEELIGNAAASLKAAGRPVHMLDIAAGHGRYVLDAVAKCTEPPASVRLQDYSELNVGLGSKLIAERRLPTSVSFHQADAFDADMLAGQKPAPDLAIVSGLYELFADNTMISRSLGGLASAMQSGSLLVYTNQPWHPQLEMIARSLTSHRGGQAWVMRRRTQGEMDQLVTAAGFEKIDQRIDQWGIFTVSVARRV